One window of Papaver somniferum cultivar HN1 chromosome 9, ASM357369v1, whole genome shotgun sequence genomic DNA carries:
- the LOC113310285 gene encoding protein MAINTENANCE OF PSII UNDER HIGH LIGHT 1-like, translating to MSCASKSMLSANSCIFPSSQTKFLKRVHNLKSLNHLSIVRASSSSEDECNVEECAPDKEVGKVSMEWLATEKTQVVGSYPPKKKGWTGYVEKDTAGQTNIYSIEPNVYVAESLISSGTAGTSSEGAENTAGVAAFIALISIAAASSVLIQVSKNKPPPVQTLEYSGPSLTYYINKFKPSETIETTEIKIENSLASQLESSAPSVSEVEPSTQLESSAPSVSEVEPSTQLETSAPPVSEVEPQLETSAPSVSEVEPSPVSTSMS from the exons ATGTCTTGTGCTTCAAAATCTATGCTTTCTGCAAATTCATGTATATTTCCTTCTTCTCAGACTAAATTCCTGAAAAGGGTACACAACTTAAAGTCACTTAACCATCTCTCCATTGTccgagcttcttcttcttctgaagatGAATGCAATGTTGAAGAATGTGCTCCTGATAAAGAG GTTGGGAAGGTGAGCATGGAATGGTTAGCTACGGAGAAGACTCAAGTTGTGGGAAGTTATCCACCTAAAAAGAAAGGCTGGACCGGCTATGTCGAGAAGGATACTGCTGGACAGACTAACATCTACTCAATTGAG CCAAATGTTTATGTAGCAGAAAGTTTGATCAGTTCAGGAACCGCGGGAACTTCATCCGAGGGAGCTGAGAATACGGCCGGTGTTGCTGCTTTTATAGCTCTAATCTCGATTGCTGCGGCATCGTCTGTTCTTATCCAAGTCAGTAAGAATAAACCACCTCCAGTTCAGACATTAGAATACTCGGGACCATCTCTTACTTACTACATCAACAAGTTTAAGCCTTCGGAAACTATTGAAACTACGGAAATCAAAATCGAAAACTCTCTGGCATCACAGTTAGAGAGCTCAGCACCATCAGTCTCTGAAGTTGAGCCAAGTACACAGTTAGAGAGCTCAGCACCATCAGTCTCTGAAGTTGAGCCAAGTACACAATTAGAGACCTCAGCACCACCAGTCTCCGAAGTTGAGCCACAATTAGAGACTTCAGCACCATCGGTTTCTGAAGTTGAGCCAAGTCCTGTGTCAACTAGTATGTCTTGA